A window of the Terriglobia bacterium genome harbors these coding sequences:
- a CDS encoding response regulator transcription factor, with amino-acid sequence MREIQSSGKRTRMSRPCSKKKVGVCLVSSHPLILAKFQEQLLTSDFQLQTCRITAEDGTVALPRADVYVVDSFRHQPLTEELVATIMSRSPASVIVVLADSFPEPIAFPLLRLGVKGLLQYSDAEPQLPGALQAVSAGGYWVPRTTLGRMLEHIWTTDRRQRGMHMHTTVSPRQRQILKCLLENLSNKEIGERLNISERTVKFHVSNLLSKYGVRRRADLILLSYQTEQVSAAEVP; translated from the coding sequence ATGCGGGAAATTCAGAGTTCTGGCAAGCGCACACGCATGTCGAGACCGTGCTCGAAAAAGAAAGTGGGAGTGTGTCTGGTCTCGTCGCATCCTTTAATTCTAGCTAAGTTCCAAGAGCAGCTACTGACCTCCGACTTCCAGTTGCAGACCTGTAGAATAACAGCGGAAGACGGCACCGTGGCCTTGCCACGTGCCGACGTTTACGTCGTGGACTCATTCAGGCACCAGCCCCTGACCGAAGAACTGGTGGCCACGATCATGAGCCGCAGCCCCGCCTCGGTGATCGTTGTCCTGGCCGATTCGTTTCCCGAACCGATCGCGTTTCCTCTCCTGCGCCTCGGGGTGAAAGGACTCCTGCAATACTCCGATGCCGAGCCACAACTCCCTGGCGCGCTGCAGGCGGTCAGCGCCGGCGGTTATTGGGTTCCTCGGACGACACTGGGGCGAATGCTGGAGCACATATGGACGACTGACCGACGGCAGCGCGGCATGCACATGCATACGACCGTCAGCCCCCGCCAACGACAGATCTTGAAGTGCCTGCTGGAGAACCTTTCTAACAAAGAGATCGGCGAAAGGCTGAACATCTCGGAGCGGACCGTCAAGTTTCATGTATCCAATCTGCTGTCCAAATACGGCGTGCGGCGGCGGGCGGATCTCATATTGCTCTCCTACCAAACCGAGCAGGTAAGCGCAGCCGAAGTCCCGTAG
- a CDS encoding metal-dependent hydrolase, whose amino-acid sequence MPVLGHAFAGLAIGIATEASPPKARAVSAWWIPTAAVLSYLPDLSTQLLHLAGWSRARVFSHSLVFAFVASVAVVPWLKHLNRISTARAFLISSACIAGHDLLDLAQATDRALCWPFSPRVSGFALLPTDALAESLIFGSAFAIVALLQYRRKSSRQATPVPKNRWPARIAILALMLAAASTQYLRSVRERQFESAHALLEAGNYSAALQTVSEADKWPSVAKPGRTDYIRGAAYAGAGNRARAEFYYLRSYAADPGYFWLLVDLADFYSTSGRPLAERQRTAEPYLRQLRTEFMRQAREANVINRIERHLTADDDPSGPLPPPESSTHGKQQ is encoded by the coding sequence ATGCCCGTGCTGGGACATGCGTTTGCCGGACTGGCGATTGGAATCGCGACCGAAGCTTCACCGCCGAAGGCGCGCGCAGTCTCCGCTTGGTGGATTCCGACTGCGGCAGTGCTTTCTTATTTGCCGGATCTCAGCACGCAACTGCTGCACCTGGCAGGTTGGAGCAGGGCACGAGTTTTCAGCCACTCCCTGGTGTTTGCATTTGTCGCATCGGTCGCGGTGGTGCCGTGGTTGAAACACCTCAACCGCATTTCCACGGCGCGCGCATTCCTCATCTCATCTGCCTGCATCGCGGGCCACGATTTGCTCGATCTGGCCCAGGCAACCGATCGCGCTCTCTGTTGGCCTTTCTCCCCCCGCGTATCGGGTTTCGCGCTGCTGCCGACCGACGCCCTCGCCGAGTCGCTGATCTTCGGCTCGGCATTCGCAATTGTTGCGCTCCTCCAGTACCGCAGAAAGAGTTCGCGCCAGGCCACGCCAGTGCCCAAGAACCGTTGGCCGGCCAGGATCGCAATTCTGGCCCTGATGCTGGCGGCCGCGTCAACACAGTACCTCCGCAGCGTGCGGGAGCGTCAGTTCGAAAGTGCCCATGCCCTGTTGGAGGCAGGCAACTACTCTGCCGCGCTCCAAACCGTCAGCGAGGCGGACAAATGGCCATCCGTCGCTAAGCCTGGGCGAACTGACTATATTAGGGGGGCTGCTTATGCCGGCGCGGGCAATAGGGCCCGTGCCGAATTCTATTACTTGCGTTCCTACGCGGCTGACCCCGGATACTTCTGGCTACTGGTCGATCTCGCGGATTTCTATTCCACTTCCGGGCGGCCCTTGGCCGAACGACAACGAACTGCAGAGCCATACCTTCGCCAACTACGAACGGAATTCATGCGCCAGGCGCGAGAGGCGAATGTAATCAATAGAATTGAGCGCCACCTCACCGCTGACGACGATCCAAGCGGTCCACTGCCGCCTCCCGAGAGCTCGACCCACGGAAAACAGCAGTAG